The following are from one region of the Gossypium hirsutum isolate 1008001.06 chromosome D03, Gossypium_hirsutum_v2.1, whole genome shotgun sequence genome:
- the LOC107950770 gene encoding SUN domain-containing protein 5, protein MKKPRNGHSIVYVTCRNDCNNGRNESVKPNRDTTIKTKNNKNNNNNDKNNLLNGKSIYELSLSVIISLWFLIFLFYFRLGHSHENGGNSRPENQTACSPSVGHNEKLCNDANTEDNCTNRMLLELNKSVSYNNSTYQKFVKYEYSFCKTSRLDEVILKVLGYTAFCCDIVEQEEHNVRKEMEQSNLKSSSAYLKFDEFRNITRQAKEGDPPGTFKITHRLESDGSEYNYASTLKGAKVVAHNKEAKGANNILGKDHDQYLRNPCTVEGKYVVIELAEETLVDAVKIANFEHHSSNFKEFELYGSLNYPTDTWSPLGKFVAANVKQIQTFTLSEPKWLRYLKLNLLSHYGSDFYCTLSVVEVYGVDAIERMLEDLFVPFEQHVTKSTDSNSTGPSVKSDVSSHEGKRNDEAQTAASGIDNAEDVQKLNETATKNPVTTRRIPDPLTEIKQLPVGRIPSDTVLKILMQKVRSLDLNLSVLEEYIKELNRREGDALPEINSELSRISLVLEKSKTEIKDLMHWKEAMEREFADLESWKAVVSSSISTLVRENSMLRLDVEKVVHDQASLETKELAVLAVSLFFVCIAILKLVSSRVTMFLGATERSEKVYQTSQGWVLILISSSMTIFITLLSG, encoded by the exons ATGAAGAAACCAAGAAATGGGCATTCCATCGTGTACGTGACATGTCGAAACGACTGCAATAATGGCAGGAACGAGTCTGTCAAACCCAACAGAGACACTACCATCAAGACCAAGAACAacaaaaataacaataacaacGACAAGAACAATTTGCTCAATGGAAAGAGTATCTATGAGCTCTCCTTGTCTGTTATTATCTCCCTTTGGTTTCTCATCTTCTTGTTCTACTTTCGACTTGGTCATAGCCATGAAAATGGag GAAATTCACGTCCTGAGAACCAAACAGCATGTTCTCCTAGTGTTGGTCATAATgaaaagctttgtaatgatgcaaaTACAGAAGATAATTGTACGAATCGAATGTTGTTAGAGCTTAATAAGTCAGTGAGTTATAATAACTCCACTTATCAGAAGTTTGTGAAGTATGAATACTCTTTCTGCAAAACAAGCAGGCTTGATGAAGTGATTCTCAAAGTTTTGGGTTACACTGCTTTTTGTTGCGACATAGTTGAACAAGAGGAGCATAATGTAAGAAAAGAAATGGAACAATCTAATCTGAAAAGCTCTTCAGCTTATCTCAAATTCGATGAATTCCGGAATATAACAAGGCAAGCGAAAGAGGGTGATCCTCCGGGTACGTTTAAGATCACTCATCGTCTTGAATCCGACGGTTCTGAGTACAATTATGCATCTACATTGAAAGGTGCTAAAGTGGTTGCACATAACAAGGAAGCAAAAGGTGCAAACAACATATTGGGAAAAGATCATGATCAATATCTAAGAAATCCTTGTACCGTGGAAGGAAAGTATGTTGTGATTGAGTTAGCAGAGGAGACATTGGTTGATGCTGTTAAAATCGCTAATTTCGAACACCATTCTTCGAATTTCAAGGAATTCGAGTTGTATGGTAGTTTGAATTATCCAACTGATACATGGTCTCCATTAGGAAAGTTTGTTGCTGCTAATGTGAAGCAAATTCAGACCTTTACACTATCAGAACCAAAATGGTTGAGGTATCTGAAGTTAAATCTACTAAGTCATTACGGTTCGGATTTTTACTGCACGCTGAGTGTTGTAGAGGTATATGGTGTCGATGCAATCGAGAGGATGCTCGAAGATCTATTTGTTCCATTCGAACAACATGTCACGAAATCAACAGATTCTAATTCAACAGGGCCTTCTGTAAAATCAGATGTGAGTTCCCATGAGGGTAAAAGAAATGACGAGGCTCAAACTGCTGCTTCCGGGATAGACAATGCCGAGGATGTTCAAAAGCTCAATGAGACTGCAACGAAGAATCCAGTTACCACACGAAGGATTCCCGATCCTTTAACTGAAATTAAACAACTACCTGTTGGTAGAATTCCTAGTGACACTGTCTTAAAGATATTGATGCAGAAAGTGAGGTCTCTTGATTTGAACTTATCTGTTTTGGAAGAGTATATCAAAGAATTAAACCGAAGAGAAGGCGATGCTTTACCGGAGATCAATTCCGAGTTATCAAGAATTTCTCTAGTTTTGGAGAAAAGCAAAACAGAAATAAAAGATCTCATGCATTGGAAAGAAGCAATG GAAAGAGAATTTGCAGACCTTGAATCATGGAAAGCTGTGGTTTCTTCTAGTATAAGTACATTGGTTAGAGAAAACAGCATGTTAAG ATTAGATGTTGAAAAGGTTGTACATGATCAAGCAAGTTTGGAGACAAAAGAACTTGCTGTATTAGCAGTAAGTCTTTTCTTTGTTTGCATTGCCATTCTGAAGTTAGTTTCGAGCCGAGTCACGATGTTTTTGGGAGCCACCGAGCGGTCAGAAAAGGTATACCAGACGAGCCAAGGTTGGGTTTTGATACTTATTAGTAGCAGTATGACGATATTCATTACTTTGCTCTCTGGGTAA